From Mesobacillus jeotgali, the proteins below share one genomic window:
- a CDS encoding flavin monoamine oxidase family protein: protein MKEPVVIVGAGLSGLYAAAQLQLKGISCKVFEARDRIGGRVLSMAPKDRPELGRFDLGPTWFWPNHEPVIAKMVKDYGLRTIEQYTAGALLYEQSQTGQVQRHVLPEGSVERSVRLAGGIQSLIDAITTRLLPGTVELNTRVTAMQCDESDEVTIEAELPDGKKKSIQASAVILALPPRIVAGRIAFSPPMPEELIAGLENKPTWMAGQAKAIAIYDHPFWREQGLSGQVTSWAGPLQEIHDASPETGQGALFGFFGLPANERQELGEENTLKLVIDQLTRLFGPAAQKPIALLYKDWASDSDTTMEEGTRPLTSFPDYGLPAGKNSWEKRVIFAGTETTSGHGGHLEGALLSAERAASVVMELYSEDLE, encoded by the coding sequence ATGAAAGAACCTGTTGTTATTGTCGGGGCTGGCTTATCTGGGCTTTATGCAGCCGCTCAGCTTCAATTAAAGGGAATTAGCTGCAAGGTTTTCGAGGCGCGGGACCGGATTGGAGGCAGGGTTTTGAGCATGGCACCCAAGGACAGGCCCGAGCTCGGCAGATTTGATTTGGGGCCGACCTGGTTCTGGCCAAATCATGAACCTGTTATTGCTAAAATGGTGAAAGATTATGGATTACGCACAATCGAGCAGTATACCGCAGGAGCTTTGCTTTATGAGCAATCGCAAACTGGGCAGGTACAGCGGCATGTTCTGCCAGAAGGCTCTGTAGAAAGATCGGTACGTCTGGCAGGCGGAATTCAATCCCTCATTGACGCCATTACAACGAGACTTTTGCCGGGAACGGTTGAACTAAATACTAGGGTAACAGCAATGCAATGTGATGAATCTGATGAGGTCACGATTGAAGCAGAGCTGCCTGATGGAAAAAAGAAAAGCATCCAGGCATCAGCTGTAATCCTTGCATTGCCGCCCAGGATCGTTGCCGGAAGGATTGCTTTTTCACCACCTATGCCAGAGGAACTTATTGCCGGCCTGGAAAACAAGCCGACTTGGATGGCGGGACAGGCAAAAGCGATTGCGATTTATGATCATCCATTCTGGAGAGAACAGGGTCTCTCTGGCCAGGTTACCAGCTGGGCGGGCCCCTTGCAGGAAATACACGATGCATCGCCTGAAACGGGACAAGGCGCCCTTTTTGGCTTTTTCGGACTTCCTGCAAATGAACGTCAAGAGCTCGGTGAGGAAAATACACTTAAACTTGTCATCGATCAATTGACACGACTCTTTGGCCCTGCGGCACAAAAACCCATTGCTCTTCTTTATAAAGATTGGGCAAGCGATTCAGACACAACCATGGAGGAGGGCACCAGGCCATTGACCAGTTTTCCTGACTACGGACTGCCGGCAGGTAAAAATTCGTGGGAGAAAAGGGTTATTTTTGCAGGTACCGAAACTACATCAGGCCATGGAGGTCATCTTGAAGGAGCGCTTCTGTCAGCTGAACGTGCGGCTTCTGTCGTGATGGAGTTGTATAGTGAAGATTTGGAATAG
- a CDS encoding EAL domain-containing protein: MSCNACVVGKLQFEIKIEGERNLSIHPEVVRHMERNGELVQATDDSLVVKEAGMRDFLDFCHDHMDSNEVLFRLDGGSWRGLSEAEEILESQWIDEVIRKELVTCHAQQIVDARGEVYAHEMLARFYREDGSIIYPGEIFGAAKKRDRLYALDRICRMAAVRAASFTDKKAFINFIPTSIYSPEFCLKSTTMLADRLGVDPDRLVFEVVETENVEDTDHLKRILTFYKEKGFRYALDDVGEGYSTLELLADLQPHYMKLDMKYVQGVAQDSKKQITASVFLAEAKRLGSVPLAEGIETEEDFEWLKQKGYQLFQGYFFGKPAPIGSTARKTTLAM; the protein is encoded by the coding sequence ATGAGTTGCAATGCGTGTGTGGTGGGAAAATTACAGTTTGAGATAAAGATAGAAGGGGAGCGGAATTTATCCATCCATCCTGAAGTGGTTCGTCACATGGAGCGTAATGGTGAATTGGTTCAGGCCACTGATGATTCACTGGTTGTAAAAGAAGCTGGAATGAGGGACTTTCTAGATTTTTGCCATGATCACATGGATTCAAATGAGGTCTTATTTCGACTGGATGGAGGGAGTTGGCGGGGGCTTTCGGAAGCGGAGGAAATTCTGGAGAGCCAGTGGATTGATGAAGTCATCCGTAAAGAACTGGTTACTTGCCATGCGCAGCAGATTGTTGATGCTAGGGGTGAAGTTTATGCCCATGAGATGCTGGCGAGATTTTACCGGGAAGATGGTTCAATCATTTATCCTGGCGAAATTTTCGGCGCTGCCAAAAAGCGTGACCGATTATATGCTCTGGATCGAATATGCAGGATGGCCGCAGTAAGGGCAGCTTCTTTTACTGACAAAAAGGCGTTCATCAATTTTATTCCGACGTCGATCTATTCGCCCGAATTTTGTTTAAAGTCGACTACAATGCTGGCTGACCGACTGGGGGTTGACCCAGATCGGCTTGTGTTTGAGGTGGTAGAGACTGAAAATGTGGAGGATACAGACCACTTAAAAAGAATCCTTACTTTTTACAAAGAAAAGGGTTTCCGGTATGCGCTCGATGATGTTGGAGAAGGATATAGCACATTGGAGCTGCTTGCCGATCTGCAGCCCCATTACATGAAATTGGATATGAAATATGTTCAGGGTGTTGCGCAAGATTCTAAAAAGCAGATTACGGCTTCCGTTTTTTTAGCCGAAGCGAAACGGCTAGGTTCTGTACCGCTGGCTGAGGGGATTGAAACAGAGGAAGACTTTGAGTGGCTTAAGCAAAAGGGATATCAGCTATTCCAGGGCTACTTCTTTGGAAAGCCTGCTCCAATCGGCAGTACGGCAAGGAAAACTACTCTCGCCATGTAG
- a CDS encoding NarK family nitrate/nitrite MFS transporter has translation MARINTWNPEDDRFWQSEGKKHAQRNLWISVPSLMLAFIVWQIWSVVAIRLNDIGFNFTDQQLFTLAAMPGLVGATLRFVYTFGVGMMGGRNWTVLTTAVLAIPAVGIGFAVQNPDTPFSVMLLLAALCGLGGGNFSSSSSNISFFFPKKARGTALGINGGLGNMGVSVVQFVTPLIITTGTFAFISGDGQKLSNGQEVWLQNAAFIWLIPIAIVTIAAWFGMDNLPGTKQSFSDQFVIVKRKHTWIMTWLYVATFGSFIGYSAAFPLLLKTQFPERISLAFLGAFLAAASRPVGGWLADKMGGAKLTSIVLVVMMAGAGSVIFFLGNKQFSGFLVSFLILFIAAGIGSGSTFQMIPGIFVPKEAAPVLGFTAAFAAYGSFLIPKLFGWSVNISGGYAPAFFIFIGFYVLSIVLNWYYYQRKESVAVFEAKKTTA, from the coding sequence ATGGCACGCATAAATACTTGGAATCCTGAAGATGATCGTTTTTGGCAATCTGAAGGAAAAAAGCATGCTCAACGTAACTTGTGGATTTCGGTACCTTCCTTGATGCTCGCTTTCATTGTCTGGCAGATTTGGTCTGTGGTTGCAATTCGACTTAATGATATTGGTTTTAATTTTACTGATCAACAGCTTTTCACACTGGCAGCTATGCCTGGTCTTGTTGGTGCTACTTTGCGATTTGTGTACACTTTTGGAGTAGGAATGATGGGGGGACGTAACTGGACAGTGCTGACAACTGCAGTGCTCGCGATTCCGGCTGTCGGAATTGGCTTTGCCGTTCAGAATCCCGATACACCTTTTTCAGTAATGCTTTTGCTTGCTGCACTTTGCGGCCTGGGTGGCGGAAACTTTTCAAGTTCTTCATCCAACATCAGCTTCTTTTTCCCGAAAAAAGCTCGTGGAACAGCGCTTGGTATTAATGGCGGTTTAGGTAATATGGGTGTATCAGTCGTTCAATTCGTAACACCACTGATCATTACAACTGGAACATTCGCTTTTATTTCCGGCGACGGACAGAAATTATCAAACGGACAGGAAGTATGGCTTCAAAACGCGGCATTCATCTGGCTGATTCCAATCGCCATCGTAACAATTGCGGCATGGTTTGGCATGGATAACCTGCCTGGTACAAAGCAATCCTTCTCAGATCAGTTCGTTATCGTGAAACGCAAGCATACTTGGATCATGACATGGCTTTACGTGGCAACATTCGGCTCTTTCATTGGGTACTCAGCGGCTTTCCCGCTATTGTTGAAAACACAATTCCCTGAGCGTATCTCACTTGCATTCCTTGGCGCATTCCTTGCTGCAGCATCACGCCCTGTAGGCGGATGGCTTGCTGATAAGATGGGGGGAGCCAAGCTGACATCCATCGTCCTGGTTGTGATGATGGCTGGAGCAGGAAGCGTTATTTTCTTCCTTGGCAATAAGCAGTTCAGCGGCTTCCTGGTTTCATTCCTGATCCTGTTCATTGCAGCAGGTATCGGTTCTGGATCAACGTTCCAAATGATTCCTGGGATTTTCGTTCCGAAAGAGGCAGCTCCAGTACTTGGTTTCACAGCAGCCTTCGCAGCATATGGCTCATTCCTGATTCCGAAGCTGTTTGGCTGGTCAGTCAATATTTCCGGAGGCTATGCTCCTGCATTCTTCATCTTTATCGGCTTCTATGTGCTTTCCATAGTCCTGAACTGGTATTACTACCAGAGGAAAGAGTCCGTGGCAGTATTTGAAGCAAAAAAGACAACAGCATAA
- a CDS encoding ribonucleoside-diphosphate reductase subunit alpha, giving the protein MSIQVKEEKTANLVTEMEQAFPQLDFQSFKERVYQALEAKKMSDDQIHNMLILTAVERIERNEPDWTYVAARFYMRKLYKLSAGFRGKAGYGSFYEVINKLIEIGIYDKKLLSSYSREEIEYLENVIDPAKDKLFTYIGLLTMAERYLARTQNGDFAELPQERFMIIAMTLLAEEPKDKRLGLVEEAYWALSNLYMTVATPTLANAGKSYGQLSSCFIDTVADDLRSIYDSNTDISTLSKNGGGIGVYLGKIRSRGSDIKGFKGVSSGVIPWMKQLNNTAVSVDQLGQRQGAIAVYLDVWHKDIFSFLDAKLNNGDERQRTHDLFTGICIPDLFMEQVEKRGDWYLFDPHEVRSVMGFSLEDYFDEEKGAGSFREKYWACVHHPGLSREVVPAIEIFKSIMISQLETGTPYMFYRDQVNRLNANHHKGMVYCSNLCTEITQNMSPTLLEEETVEDGKILIYKKPGDFVVCNLSSISLAKSVMDDVLERVINIQVRMLDNVIDINDIPVLQAQMTNKNYRGIGLGTFGWHHLLALKGIKWESEEAVDYCDTLYEKIAYLTITASLELAKEKGAYPYFEGSDWSTGRFFEKRQYTGGRWEILAEEVSQHGIRNGYLMAVAPNSSTSIIAGSTASIDPIFRLEYSEEKKDYKIPVTAPDLSAETMWYYKTAYNVDQHWSIRQNARRQRHIDQAISFNFYVKNTIKAKALLELHMDAWKSGLKTTYYVRSTSSSDFDECESCHS; this is encoded by the coding sequence ATGAGTATACAAGTAAAGGAAGAGAAAACAGCGAATCTGGTCACGGAAATGGAGCAGGCATTTCCTCAACTAGATTTCCAATCATTTAAAGAAAGGGTTTATCAGGCCCTGGAAGCGAAGAAAATGTCAGATGACCAGATTCACAACATGCTGATTTTGACTGCAGTTGAACGAATCGAGCGTAATGAACCGGACTGGACCTATGTGGCAGCAAGGTTTTACATGAGGAAATTGTACAAGCTGAGTGCTGGCTTCAGAGGAAAAGCTGGATACGGTTCTTTCTATGAAGTAATCAATAAGCTAATAGAAATCGGGATTTATGACAAAAAGCTGTTATCCTCTTACTCCCGGGAAGAAATCGAATATCTTGAAAATGTGATAGATCCCGCGAAAGACAAGCTGTTTACATATATAGGTCTCTTAACAATGGCGGAAAGGTACCTTGCCCGCACGCAAAATGGCGATTTTGCCGAGCTGCCGCAGGAGAGGTTCATGATTATCGCCATGACTTTGCTTGCTGAAGAGCCAAAGGATAAGCGGCTCGGATTGGTAGAGGAGGCTTACTGGGCGCTTTCCAACCTCTATATGACTGTAGCAACTCCAACGCTTGCGAATGCCGGGAAAAGCTATGGCCAGTTATCGAGCTGCTTTATTGATACGGTAGCAGACGATTTAAGAAGCATCTATGATTCAAACACGGATATATCCACCTTAAGCAAGAATGGCGGCGGCATTGGCGTGTACCTCGGCAAAATCAGAAGCCGCGGCAGCGATATTAAAGGCTTTAAAGGGGTCAGTTCCGGAGTAATCCCCTGGATGAAACAGCTGAACAACACAGCGGTTTCTGTCGATCAGTTAGGCCAGCGCCAGGGCGCAATCGCCGTTTACCTTGATGTCTGGCATAAGGATATATTTTCGTTCCTTGATGCCAAGCTGAACAATGGGGACGAGCGCCAGAGGACACATGACTTATTCACGGGCATCTGCATCCCGGATTTATTTATGGAACAAGTAGAAAAACGGGGCGACTGGTATCTGTTTGATCCACATGAGGTTAGAAGTGTCATGGGGTTTTCGCTTGAGGATTACTTCGATGAGGAAAAGGGAGCGGGATCGTTCAGGGAAAAATATTGGGCTTGTGTACACCATCCTGGGCTGTCCCGTGAAGTCGTGCCTGCGATTGAAATCTTTAAATCTATCATGATTTCACAGCTTGAAACCGGCACCCCTTATATGTTTTACAGGGATCAAGTGAACAGGCTGAATGCCAATCATCATAAAGGAATGGTTTACTGCAGCAACCTATGCACGGAAATCACCCAGAACATGAGCCCGACTCTCCTAGAAGAGGAAACAGTCGAGGACGGGAAGATTCTGATATATAAAAAGCCGGGTGACTTTGTCGTCTGCAACTTGTCCTCGATTTCCCTGGCGAAAAGTGTGATGGATGATGTCCTGGAAAGAGTGATCAATATCCAGGTCAGGATGCTGGATAATGTCATTGATATCAATGACATTCCGGTTCTGCAGGCACAAATGACAAACAAAAATTACCGGGGAATCGGGCTGGGAACATTCGGCTGGCATCATCTTCTCGCCCTTAAAGGAATCAAGTGGGAGAGTGAAGAAGCGGTCGATTACTGTGATACTCTTTATGAAAAAATCGCTTATTTAACGATCACGGCAAGTCTTGAGCTGGCAAAAGAAAAAGGGGCATATCCTTATTTCGAAGGTTCGGATTGGTCGACGGGACGGTTTTTTGAGAAAAGACAATACACTGGTGGCAGATGGGAGATTCTTGCAGAGGAAGTAAGTCAGCACGGTATCAGGAACGGCTACCTGATGGCCGTCGCGCCTAACTCTTCGACTTCTATCATTGCGGGATCGACAGCAAGCATTGATCCGATTTTCAGGCTGGAGTATTCTGAGGAAAAGAAAGATTATAAGATTCCAGTGACGGCACCGGATCTATCAGCCGAAACTATGTGGTATTACAAGACGGCCTACAATGTAGACCAGCACTGGAGCATCAGGCAGAATGCGCGAAGACAGCGCCATATCGACCAAGCCATCTCGTTTAACTTTTATGTGAAAAATACAATCAAGGCAAAAGCCCTGCTGGAACTGCATATGGATGCCTGGAAATCAGGACTAAAAACAACCTATTATGTCCGCTCCACATCGAGCAGCGATTTTGACGAATGCGAAAGCTGCCATAGTTAA
- a CDS encoding ribonucleotide-diphosphate reductase subunit beta — translation MNLLKKRSLIDIDAPNASTGIINGQSSNILNWDDVRFPWAYPKYKRMLANFWTPFEINMSKDIKQFSMLSEKEKDAFLKIIGLLALLDSIQTDYAGKVADYLTDSSLNALMIILAQQEVIHNHSYSYVLSSIVPKSKQEEVFDYWRTEPILRKRNEFITDGYKGFAENPSIENLLQSIIYDVILEGLFFYSGFAFFYNLARNQKMVATSTMINYINRDEQLHVGLFEKIFKEVLRENPEYDTDTLREFGTTAFREAARLEIEWAGYILGNQIDGLLMSDLEAYIKFMANKRAEQLSFDAPFDGYRANPLRWIIAYQEVDLGKTDFFEQKSRQYTKASDENGFDEL, via the coding sequence ATGAATTTATTGAAAAAAAGATCACTTATCGACATCGATGCGCCCAATGCTTCGACCGGGATTATAAACGGCCAGAGTTCTAATATCCTGAATTGGGATGATGTCCGCTTCCCATGGGCATATCCAAAATACAAGCGGATGCTCGCTAATTTCTGGACGCCTTTTGAAATCAATATGTCAAAGGATATCAAGCAATTTTCCATGCTTTCCGAAAAAGAAAAGGATGCCTTTTTAAAAATCATCGGGCTCCTGGCACTGCTCGACAGCATTCAAACAGACTATGCCGGCAAGGTGGCTGACTATCTAACCGATTCCAGTTTAAATGCCCTGATGATTATTCTGGCACAGCAGGAAGTGATCCATAATCACTCCTACAGCTATGTGCTGTCAAGCATTGTACCCAAATCAAAGCAGGAGGAAGTGTTCGATTATTGGAGGACAGAACCCATCCTGCGCAAGCGGAATGAGTTTATCACCGATGGATACAAAGGCTTTGCTGAAAACCCGAGCATCGAAAATTTATTGCAATCTATTATCTATGATGTCATTCTTGAGGGCCTATTTTTCTACTCGGGCTTTGCGTTCTTCTATAATCTTGCGCGGAATCAGAAAATGGTCGCCACCAGCACGATGATTAACTACATCAACCGTGACGAACAGCTGCATGTGGGCTTATTTGAAAAAATTTTCAAGGAGGTTCTCCGTGAAAATCCGGAGTATGACACAGATACATTGAGGGAATTTGGGACCACAGCCTTCCGGGAAGCAGCAAGGCTGGAGATTGAGTGGGCAGGCTATATTCTTGGCAATCAAATCGATGGACTGCTCATGTCTGATCTCGAAGCCTATATCAAGTTCATGGCAAACAAACGCGCAGAACAACTCAGCTTTGATGCTCCCTTCGACGGATACCGTGCCAATCCGTTGCGATGGATCATCGCCTATCAGGAAGTGGACCTTGGCAAGACCGATTTCTTTGAGCAAAAATCAAGACAATACACCAAAGCATCGGATGAGAATGGGTTTGATGAACTGTAA
- a CDS encoding TIGR03943 family putative permease subunit, with product MQFHAQQAARSLILLGFSVMLYMLHFTDKIYLFINPKYLLLSQTAAFLFLVLFFIQITRVWTIKGAQDHDSCNHGNQCCSHDGPDHDHHHDHGTTPFTVKKLMSYSIIVLPLLTGFLLPAKVLDSAVADKKGAMLSIAGSSKSSQDSKTIGETSKQADNQETGDSVQIPDEAGQGTVIAEGTDTATGYENLMTDAEYNKKMKELETGSTIIFNDSIYSSYYEEISSDIDKFQGRKVSLYGFVYKEEGFAENQLVVSRFLVTHCVADASIIGFLSEFPDAAKIEKDTWIKIEGVIGTGSYMDNPIPLVKVVKWEIAKEPEVPYLYPVSIKRD from the coding sequence ATGCAATTTCATGCACAGCAGGCAGCAAGATCCCTCATACTGCTGGGGTTTTCAGTTATGCTATATATGCTGCATTTTACAGATAAGATTTATTTGTTCATCAACCCAAAATATTTATTATTAAGCCAGACAGCCGCTTTCCTCTTCTTGGTGCTGTTTTTTATCCAGATCACACGAGTCTGGACCATAAAAGGTGCGCAAGACCATGATTCCTGCAATCACGGGAACCAATGCTGCTCACATGATGGCCCTGATCACGATCATCATCATGACCATGGAACAACACCTTTTACAGTAAAAAAATTAATGTCCTACTCAATCATTGTCCTGCCTTTGCTGACAGGCTTCCTGCTGCCGGCAAAGGTTCTCGACTCAGCAGTTGCTGACAAAAAAGGCGCCATGCTGTCGATCGCTGGTTCAAGCAAAAGCAGTCAGGACAGCAAGACAATAGGCGAAACGTCAAAGCAGGCAGATAACCAGGAAACAGGCGATTCCGTACAGATACCAGATGAGGCTGGACAAGGCACTGTTATAGCTGAAGGAACTGACACAGCAACAGGTTATGAAAATCTAATGACAGATGCAGAATATAATAAAAAAATGAAAGAACTTGAGACTGGGTCCACTATCATTTTTAATGACAGTATCTATTCCTCCTATTATGAAGAAATCAGCTCCGACATTGATAAGTTCCAGGGCCGGAAGGTAAGCCTCTATGGTTTCGTATATAAAGAGGAAGGCTTTGCCGAAAATCAGCTAGTCGTTTCAAGATTCCTAGTCACCCACTGTGTCGCCGATGCCAGCATAATCGGTTTCTTATCGGAATTCCCGGACGCAGCAAAGATAGAAAAGGATACCTGGATTAAAATAGAAGGTGTCATCGGAACAGGCTCCTATATGGACAACCCTATCCCGCTTGTTAAAGTCGTGAAATGGGAAATTGCAAAAGAACCGGAAGTTCCCTACCTATATCCGGTCAGCATTAAGAGAGATTAA